Sequence from the Deltaproteobacteria bacterium CG2_30_66_27 genome:
TGCGCCCGGCAGGTCGCCTCGATCTCCCGGTATCGTTCCTCGGGCAGGGAACCGGTGTCGTAGAACAGCCGCCCGATGAGGGTCGACTTTCCGTGGTCCACGTGGCCCACGATCACGATGCGCAACGTGTCGTTGATGTTCATCCGGCCCCCGATCACATGTAGCCGAGGGAGCGCAGCTTCTGCATCATGTACGCCGCCTCGTGGTCCTGGGCGCGGCCTGCGCGCTCCGGAGTTTTCGTCACCTTGAGCTCCTCGATGATCTCGTCCACCGTGGAGGCGCGGGAATCAATCGGGAAGTTGCAAGGAACGCACCCCAGCGACCGGAACCGCTTCCCGTCCCTCGACAGGTACAGGGGGCAGACGGGGATCTCCTCCCTGCGGATGTATTCCCAGATGTCCAGCTCCGTCCACGACAGGAGCGGGTGGATTCTCACGTGGGTCTCGGGGCCGAAGGAGGTGTTGAACTGGTCCCAAAGCTCCGGCGGCTGGTCCTTGTAGTTCCACTCGAAGTTCTTGTCGCGGGGAGAAAAGATCCGCTCCTTCGCCCGGGACCCCTCCTCGTCGCGCCGGATCCCGAGGAAGACCCCCTTGAACCCGTGCCGGTCGAGTATTTGCTGCAGCCCTTGCGTCTTGAGGGCGTTGCAGCAGACGAAACGCCCCTTTCCGGGCTCCATCCCCTGGCAGAGAGCTTCCTCGTTCCGGCTGACGATGAGATTCACCGCCCACTCCTTCGCCATCCGGTCCCGGTACTCGATCATCGTCGGATGTTTGAAACTGGTGTCGATGTGGACGAGAGGAAAGGGAACCTTGCCGAAAAACGCCTTGCGCGCCAGCCATAACAGCGTGGTCGAATCCTTGCCGATCGACCACAGCATGGCGAGGTCCTTGAACTTCCGCTGCGCCTCCCGGAAGATGTAGATGCTCTGGTTCTCCAGCGCATCGAGATTATCCATGATTACTCTTCTCCTTCACCTTTGTTGCGGCGGTCGTTTCCGCCGGCGTTCCTTGCATGGAGCCCGCACTCCTTCTGCTCGGGCCGTTCCCACCACCACCGGCCCGCCCTTGGGTCCTCGCCGGGAGCGACGGGGCGCGTGCACGGGGCGCAGCCGATCGAGGGGTACCCCATATCGTGGAGCCGGTTGACGGGGAGCCCCCGTTTCCGGACATACTCCCTCACGTCTCCTTCCGTCCAGCCGGCAAGAGGGTTCAGCTTGAGGATCCCCCCGTGGGTCTCGTCGATCTCCACGACGTACAGGTTCCTTCGCGTAACGGCCTGCTCCCTGCGCTGCCCCGTCACCCACGCGCGCAACCCCGAAAGGGCGCGGGACAGAGGCTCCACTTTCCGGATTCGGCAACACTCGTGGCGGTTTTCCAGGCTCTCCCGGAAGGAGTACAGCCCCTTGTTTCTCTCCAGTTCCTCGACCGCCGCCCGGTCCGGGAAGCACCATTCGATCCGGACGCCCATCCTGCGGCGCACCTCCTCGGCCACCTCGTACGTCTCCTCGTGGAGCCGGCCGGTGTCCAGGGCGAAGATCCGGACGTCGGAACGGACGTCCGCCATCATGGCGGTGAGGACGATATCTTCCATGCTGAAACTCGATGCGAGCGCGATGTCCGGGTGGAATTCGGACAAGGCCCACCGAAGGACCGCCTCGGGACCCTCCCCCTCGAACCGCTCACCCCATTGTCTTGCCTGTTCCATCGTTACCGCCATCGACCTTCCTCCTCCCGCACCCCGCCCGCGT
This genomic interval carries:
- a CDS encoding sulfate adenylyltransferase, yielding MDNLDALENQSIYIFREAQRKFKDLAMLWSIGKDSTTLLWLARKAFFGKVPFPLVHIDTSFKHPTMIEYRDRMAKEWAVNLIVSRNEEALCQGMEPGKGRFVCCNALKTQGLQQILDRHGFKGVFLGIRRDEEGSRAKERIFSPRDKNFEWNYKDQPPELWDQFNTSFGPETHVRIHPLLSWTELDIWEYIRREEIPVCPLYLSRDGKRFRSLGCVPCNFPIDSRASTVDEIIEELKVTKTPERAGRAQDHEAAYMMQKLRSLGYM
- a CDS encoding phosphoadenosine phosphosulfate reductase, with the protein product MAVTMEQARQWGERFEGEGPEAVLRWALSEFHPDIALASSFSMEDIVLTAMMADVRSDVRIFALDTGRLHEETYEVAEEVRRRMGVRIEWCFPDRAAVEELERNKGLYSFRESLENRHECCRIRKVEPLSRALSGLRAWVTGQRREQAVTRRNLYVVEIDETHGGILKLNPLAGWTEGDVREYVRKRGLPVNRLHDMGYPSIGCAPCTRPVAPGEDPRAGRWWWERPEQKECGLHARNAGGNDRRNKGEGEE